The Vigna unguiculata cultivar IT97K-499-35 chromosome 1, ASM411807v1, whole genome shotgun sequence nucleotide sequence TCATTCGAGGGCCCTAATTCCAGCGgagaaaaatatgaatgaaaaatctCGCTAAATAGAATTGGGTCCATGAATCTAAGAAATAGTGTCGCCCTACTGAAGTACCTAAGGTGCGCTCCACCCGGTGACTAAGAAATTGGCTTATGACCTCCCCCTCCATGTCATGCGGTAATTATTCCTCTAAGAAGCATAACATATGTAAGAAAGGGAGCCAGGACGATGGAAGAGCCATGGCCCGTATGATGGGCAACTATCTCCTGCGGTTTGGAGAGGACTCAACTGTTACATGTCTATCGACGAGGGATCTCAGATTGCATGGCAGGTCTACCCCTTCGAAAATTGGTAGATCATCAGTCTGACTACTAATCAGAGGAATCCGCCTATCGATCCAGACATTCCTTTAACATGTCATCTAAGAAAAACTTACTTCTAAAGCAAACCAGACTGAAGACAGTAGAGAAAGACTTTTTGAACCCCCTCTTGTATATGTAGAACAATAGCCCACCTTTTATACCTTTAATAGCGTGTCTAACAACGAATGCGAGAGAATGAGACTCATAGGTAGTATTTGTTACTTGCACGTTGGTGCTTAGCTTTCCCTCTAAAGGAGAAGGCTATAGGTCCTTGCTATTCTTATGAGTGATACGAATACTAATACCATCAATTAGCGCAACCTGGTTCTACTTGACTAAGCCCTGTGATCGTCCAAAGAGGGAGTTTGCTATTATCAAAGAAGTCCTCCTTTCTGCCTTTGTGAGAGTTGGCCGAGGGGGCAAGCTGTGGAGCGAAGGGTCTTTCACCTTTGATTTGATGATAATTGTATCATCCTTGCCGCCTCACATGCTAATATTTCGATCCGTTGATCTACTACATCGGAGAGCGTTGAGAATCCTTTGGAAAAGGCGGTGAATGGCGTAGGGTAGAGTGCTTATTTCATTCCTTGGCGAGCAATGATGCTCAAATCGCTCCCATATATACGGTTAAGCAAGCCCTACCGCCAGCTTCCACCCTGACTAGTCTGCCCCCCTCTTGCAAGGATTCGACGCCTCCACTTGATGGTCCAAGTGAAGTGAATAGGCAGTGCCTACATCCTTAGATGATTAGGCGGTATGATTTGAATATACCACATCAATTCGTTATGTATGGATGATGAGATTCCATTGATACAGAGCCATTCGTTCTTTTTTCTCTGATAGATGGTCAGAACTTCCTCATATTCGTTACACCTTTGATGTGAGGAATAAAACCTTCACACCAGTTGGAAGGTGAGGTTAACCAACGCGCCCAATAGGATAAGGCAAGTCAGTTTGAAAGCAAGGCAAACAACCTTTGCCTCTTGGTGGGACTACCCATCCCAACCAGAGGTATGCTAATAAGAGTTGACATGAAATGGATCACGGAAAAAGATATATCTGATGAATGATTCAATCCCCTCTCATCCACACGGGTCTTGCTTGATGGGAGAGAGAAAGCTTCCAGACTACCTTTTCCAGCACGAGGCCACCTACTACATCATGCCCGATTGCATCATACTCTACTGGTTCACCTTCGAAACAAGTCTCTGCACCTGAGACACATCCTTCTCCTATTGCTTATTATTTTTCCTATATTGTGGTGGCTTATTCATCCCAACAATTTGGCCTTCTCTTCATCTATCTGAATCCTCAAAGAATCACTATTTTGATTAAAGATTTGCCGCGAGCAGAATTATGTTCCAAGGCTTCGCACCTAATCGACCTACCCACTCATCAATCACGGTGTTCAGCGGGCGCAATACTCATCCTTCTTGAGCTTCCCATTAACCCATTTAATGTCGTGTTGTTGTTGTAGGGCGTAGTGAGCTCGATCTACTAAATCATAGGTTGAGCCGCGAGTTGGATTAAATATAATTGCGTTATGAAAGAACGTTCGATCATCAAACACTTGACCAACAAACCAATGTCCATCCATCCCTTGTCTCCGACCAGAAGATAGAGACTACGTTAGGAGCTTCTTTTCCTTCTGCCCAGCCTTGAATCGAATCTTGGATCAACGCCCTTTTTCGTTATTCCTGAGGCAGGTTCGGTGATTCATGCCATGTCGGATGAGCAAGATATGCGGAAGATAGGTGTCATCTTAATATAGATGGTTTTATTCCCCTTAAAGGTGGTTTTGTTTGCTCTGGTCCAACACTCACATCTTCCCAGTAAGAACATTAAGAATAGTCCATTGCCTTGCTTCAGGCCCCCTTCAAATGGTGAAATAACGATTATTCCTCCGACTAGACGATAAATGCTTGCTTCAAGATTGAACAACGAATCTCATGATTGTATTAGTCCAAATGAGCCGGATTTAGCCCAAAGTCTACTACTTTATGATGCAATTAATTATGGAAGTAGGCAGTCAATGTCGATGATAGAGAGATTATGGGAATATACTGACCGAGAAGGGTTTGGCACCTCGATGTCGGCTCTTTGCCACCTGGGGTGTAGATAGCTTGGGTTCATCTGCAGGATGTGTGGAGAGGGCCTCAACTGGACCACTTAAAGACTCGTTGGCTCCGCGCTCTATTCGGAGTGCGTAGCCGGTAAGGAAGTCTTTATTAAGTTCGCAATGAACATCTTACTTGTGCCAGCAGTTCCCTTTCGTTTAGTTGGTGAAAGCTAAGGTTATTCCTTTAGGTCCCCGTTCAGGAGGCATTTTGAACATCTAATTGGAATAGACGAACTTGCAAAATGAATTTGTTTATCATAAAGGGATTTGTTGTTCCTCCTGGCGGATTATTTATACTTAttgtaaatatcaatacttaatgttgtaaaaatatttatacttaattagttttaatcttatgaAAAAGTGAACTAAAAAATGcacttcaattattaaaaaaaattgggacaaaattgaaccaaagacacaaaaatggggactaaattgaaacaatgagATACATATGggtattaaattgaaatcaGTACAATGACATTTGTCACACGTGGCATTATCCTGCCACGTGACACTAACATTGCCACGTGTGACAACATGCAtgaacttgacacgtggcaacaacaaaattttgaaaaaaaattaaaaaataaaataaaaaaactagagagtgacacgtggcatgtcgTTAAcgacattaattatttttttctgaaaggatctaattgagatatttttttcaaaaatggagACACAATTGACATTTTTTCCCGAATATATCAAATTGACACATTCCTACCAAAATGGGTATCattcgagtaattaaacctagtTTGCATTTTGACAATGATGGTATTATGGTGATGTTATGCATtggttttataaaaataataaataataatattatatatatatatatataataattataataatattattatatatataataataatatttataataaaaataaataataataatatattattttttatctttagggcaaaatgatatttttatattttaatctattaaaacttttttatttatttatcatatcaaCCGATCACTCTCAAATCTCATTCCAAATTTATTCATTCTCATCCTCAAatctcttgaaaaaaaataacacatattTATCATTTAATCCACTGATATTTATCTTTCCACTctcatttaaatcaattatCACAAAAGAACTTAGATTAAAAACCACTATTTTGATGACAAAAATAATGCACcgataacaaatattaaataaacataaaaaatgtcgTGTTGAAATAATCTTTTCGATAATTTCAgttaattaaagataataatCTATGAccaagtaattaattaattaattaaaagaaccttaagattattttaatttagtatagCTTCTACtccaaaaacaattatttatttgaagtcGTATATCTACCGGTTCACACGTAACTGTTGTTcaatttattactaataatCAGAATCTGATGACATAGCTCATCGAAAGATGCAGAAAAGAAAATCGCCCCACACGAACCGAAACCGTGCCACGTATCCAACTACCAGTGATATATCGATGCGGTGTGGGCCCGGCCCACACTATTTAACTGTTCATTTCTAACATTAATCGTATCGACCAAACTAAACTTAACCACTAAGCACTCTTCTCTCAGTTCCGATTCCCAAACTCAGAATCCACCATGTCGTTTCCCTTCAGCCACACCCACCACCGCAGAGACGACGACGACGACGACGAACGACGCACCGCTTACCCTCCGCCGGGAAACACCTTCCCCAACCCTCACCAACAGCCGCCCCCACCATTCTACGGCGCTCCTCAACCACCACCCCCTGAGCCCGAGACCAACGTGTTCCACACCTCTCACGTGCCGCCACCAGGACACGTGTCGCAGGATTTCGGCTACTCAGCTCCCCCGTCtcatcatcaccaccaccatcatcatcatgaaGCCGATCACGGGTACTCCCACGGGTACTCCCCTGCTCTCGATGCAGCTGATTACCCCCCTCCTGGAACCACCTCCACCGTTCACCACGTGGCTCACGAGTCCCACCACCACACCCCTCATTTCTCTTCTCACAACGCTCCCAGCAGCACCACCACTGTGACCCACGTCAGCCACCAGACGAACACCGGTCTCCGGAGCAAACCTACAGTGAGGGTTGTCACCAAAGCTGCGCCCGATTTCTCTCTCACCATTCGTCATGGCCAAGTCATTCTCGCACCCTCCGATCCCTCCAATGAGTACCAGGTAGCTCCTCGTGTCTCCCTCGCAACCCCAATTCGCgcaaaatgtgatttttttttctgtgatagattaattattttttatttgagtatTTGTGAAATGCAGCATTGGTACAAGGATGAGAAGTACAGCACGAGGGTGAAGGATGAAGAGGGGTGCCCTGCTTTCTCTTTGGTCAACAAGGCCACTGGTGAGGCCTTGAAGCATTCCATTGGTGGCTCTCATCCAGTAAGATCTTTCTCTCAAGGTTTACTCTTTCATTTCGGAgtgtttctttttgtttgatGTCATTGTGCTTGATAATTGCTTTGCTGCTTTTACAATTTGGAATATGGAATGGGAATTTGTGTTGGTTGAATGATCCCAATGTTCAGTGCATTGGCGCAATTGGGGATCAGCATCACTGGATGAGGATTGGACGGATTAAATTTCAGATGaacaattttagttttatttatggGTTATGATGGGATCCGTTTGATTTTCATCCAAACGGGTTACAGTTATTAGCGACTCTGTGTGTTAAATTCCTGATTGCAGGAAATTTGTGTGATCCATTGAATGTTGATGTGTGTTAGTGAAAGTGGATACCAGTCTGTGATCTTGGTTTTCTGTTACTACTGAGTATGTATTTACTGTAGTAACAACATGACTGCTTTACTAGCTTTTCTGCTTCCAATAAATGGCTAATGTACATACCAAAAATGGGGTTTATGGGTGGATGAAAGGGAATGAGtgctaaaaagaaaaagtaaagagaaaagaaaatgatggaGTTGGTAAATGATATAATGGAAGGTGAACAGAGAGACACGAGAAAAATGAGTTGGAAATCAGATGGAACTGAGAGTGAATATGTATCATAATAACGCTAAAATCAGAATAGTGAAGCTAGGACATTTTGTCAATGGCTTTAATAATGACAGGGTTGGAGCTTTATGCTTTTATGATAAAGATGCGTTGGTGTGTTGTTCTGATGGGCAAATTTCAAAACTGTTTGCATTGGGGTAGCTGCAATGCGACTTCTTGGGTAAACCTTTTGTTGGTTTGTCTATTTCCTTTTCACTGACATGATTCACATGAACATAAAATGGGTTAAACTTCAAAGTGaatagaaagaaataaaaagtttaatcaAGAGCAACAGTAAAACAATCCTGTGTAcattgaaaaattttataattgttttgtaGGTTCGGCTGATAGCTTACAATCCAGAGTACCTTGACGAGTCTATTTTATGGACTGAGAGCAGAGACCTAGGTGATGGGCACAGAGCTATAAGGATGGTGAATAACGTTCATCTTAATGTGGATGCTTTCCAAGGTGATAAGAAATCTGGAGGTGTGCATGATGGCACTACAATTGTCCTCTGGGACTGGAACAAAGGTGATAACCAGCAGTGGAAGATCTTACCTTACTGTAAGTTCTCTATCCATATAACATAATAAACTAAATCTTActgtttctcatttttctttaatctttacGATAATGCTTAATGCAGGAGTGGAGTGGCTTTGAAGATGCTGAGTTAAGAGGACCATTGGCCTTGTATCTGAGTGGTTTGTGCTTTGAATATTTTCCTTGCGGGTGTTATCTAGAATATGAATGATCTGGTGCATTTACTGCTACTATGCGATGCAATCAgcttttttaattgaataaagtGTGTGTTTATCTATTACTACTGCGTACATGTGACACTGGTTTATTGTGCTGATTAccatatattgatatttgtggTGTATACAGTTCATGTACCTCTTTATATATCTTTGTTTCATCTGTCACTGATGGCTATTTAACTAACATTGCAAGTACAATGTGGCTAACCATCATCATGAGCTTCTTTCAATGTTTCATTATGtcttaaaatttcttttgtattttaagTTACTCGTTGAGGCAGTTGAACAATTTGAACAGTTTATATTAAGAAGTTGTAAGAAGTTAATGAGAGAAACGTGTGATAAGATGAATAATTCAAGCGATAGATAGAgagaaaaaattacttattaagaAGTTGTAAAAAGTTGGTGTATGTAtgctattattttgaaatatattatatttgaatttttacttGAATAGGAGTACTTTCAgggtatttttaaatttatatgactttttataacattaaagatcttatttcttttatttttaattctttgtatatgctattacatattttaaatttcttcgatattatatttaattgaaaatatttaaatataacaacatTATAATGTTAGAAAttcttaatttgaatttgattttaaacTTAAGCcacttttttcataatatatttttaaaggactattttcatatatatatatatatatatatatatatatatatatatatatatatatatatatatatatatatatatatatatatataacaagtaAATATCATTCGGCTTTGATTGAACATATATTCCAACTTGTTCAGCAATTCAACAATCAACAGCGAGTCACCGGAATTCCGTCATTAACCACCGTTtgtcaaaatttgcaaaatctTACACTTCTCTCCTATGTTCTCTTcgcatatttattttcatttcattcacTTCACTTCATTTAAAgagataataattattaaatgtcattatgagttaattaattattaattatataggttaaattatacttttagtccccattttcgtagcaaaatttgaatttggtccctcaattgttttttatctcaatctggtccctattgTGAGAAATTTGATCCAATCAAGTCATTTCTGTTAGTGATatagtaacggtgttaaatggggtgtcacgtgtcggcttctggattttttgaatttttttgaattttttaattacttttttaaaaattttaaaaaaattaaaattttgccacgtgtcaagctgacatcgtgccacgtggcagtgacagtgccacatgtcactattatgggatgtgtcattttctcattctcaatttggtccatatattttaatttttgtttcaatttagtcccaatttttgtaaaaattgtgcaattttgtccctctccaaattgaaaccaaatttaatttctatataaatatgcacaaatatttctatcaaaattgatatttcaagtaaatatttttaacaagattaagtttattttaatttatattttacattaaactttatttaaaattgttttaaagttgttaatagaaaataatgctaataaaaaaattcataagttatattgatattttattatattacactttaatattattttttattagaatttatattttaaataattgtatatttttaaaatgtgtaaaattcaataatttctatacaaatgttttagttggtataaaaataacaattatataatttaagaaaaattaaatagtttatgtaacaataaaaaacaaataaatttaaaatttgaaaacaattttaagtaaaataaatttaaaatttgaaaacaattttaagtaaaatcgaatgtgaaacaaatttaaataaacttagttttattgaaaatatataataaaaatatcaatttgaataaaaaaatcaaatttaataaaaatatttgtataaaattttataatttttgtttcaatttggaaggggacgaaattgcatagtttttacaaaaattgagactaaattgagtcaaaaattaaaatacagggaccaaattgagaatgagaaaatgacacctcccataatagtgacacgtggcactgtcactgccacgtggcacgatgtcagcttgacacgtggcaaatttttattttttaaaaaaattttaaaaaatatataaaaaataaaataaaaaataaaaaataaaaacattcaaaaaatccagaagctgacacgtgaaaccccatttaacaccgttactacaccactaacggaaaggacttgattgaatcaaatttcccaaaataaggactagattgagataaaaaacaattgagggaccaaattcaaattttgctacgaaaatggagactaaaaatataatttaactaattatatACTATATGACCATGTCACCATTAGATTTGGCAAGAATCGCCTTCAGTCTAGTACATATCGGTCTACTAGGCCGACATGTATCGAGTCCTTTCTTACCCAACTAAGGTAACAATGTATCAAGTAATTAGGTCCACATGTAATTAAACTTATCAGATAATTAAGTCCATAGGTAATTGAGTCCCATAGTTAGAGTCTCTCAGTTAATTGGGTCTCTTGGTTCAGGTCCACCTAGGTAAAGATTATAAAACGTTACACGAGATAAATAATTACGTTTTCAttaatcataacattaattttttactaacgCACTTGGCTAAATTAAGCATCGATAGATAATCTTCTGTAGGTATAAGCCTACCTAGAGTTCGGAGGACGAGTACCTGAAAGTTGAAGGTCAACCGTGCTTTCAGAGTCCCCACATAATATATTCGGTCCCTAAGAATAATTGGCGATGAGTTGTTTAGAAGAGGATATAGCCGACCACTATTCAAGTGTGTTATAGTAGAACAAGCCGACTAGGTCCTACACAAATTGCATGAAGGCATCTATAGGTATCATTTTGGTGCAAGAACAATGACAACACAAGTACTTTAAGTTGGTTAATTTTGGTCAACTCTGGAGACACATTGTGTTGACTATATCAAGAAGGGTTTAACGAGGCACTAGATGAATAAAATGAGAGGTTACTACTACTACTAAATATCTTTGACTATTTGCTTACAACTTGTAAATTTAAAGTTTCTCACGCAGTTCCCTACCGCCTACCCAAGTGGTCCTAGTTGAACAACTTCACGAAGTTCCATGTCGCATATCTAGGCGGTCCTGGTTGAACCATTTCACGCAGTTCTTGGTCGCCTACTAATGCAGTCTTGGTTGAACCATTTTACACAGTTCACTGGCGCCTACCCAAGCGATCATGGGTGAACCATTTCAAGTAGAACCCTGCCCCTAACCAGACGGTCCTAGTTGGACATTTTCACGCAATTCCCTACCTCTCACCCAGATAGTCATGGTTGAACCATTTCATGCAGTTCCATGCCC carries:
- the LOC114194575 gene encoding ricin B-like lectin R40G3 — protein: MSFPFSHTHHRRDDDDDDERRTAYPPPGNTFPNPHQQPPPPFYGAPQPPPPEPETNVFHTSHVPPPGHVSQDFGYSAPPSHHHHHHHHHEADHGYSHGYSPALDAADYPPPGTTSTVHHVAHESHHHTPHFSSHNAPSSTTTVTHVSHQTNTGLRSKPTVRVVTKAAPDFSLTIRHGQVILAPSDPSNEYQHWYKDEKYSTRVKDEEGCPAFSLVNKATGEALKHSIGGSHPVRLIAYNPEYLDESILWTESRDLGDGHRAIRMVNNVHLNVDAFQGDKKSGGVHDGTTIVLWDWNKGDNQQWKILPY